A genomic region of Arachis hypogaea cultivar Tifrunner chromosome 5, arahy.Tifrunner.gnm2.J5K5, whole genome shotgun sequence contains the following coding sequences:
- the LOC112802466 gene encoding photosystem I assembly factor PSA3, chloroplastic, protein MLVFKSTLPLSSSSSSLHTNLTFHLYNLSSSKLSSSSLLFLHHHVHSTRQTSSTSRVRKLSIRAYMENQNSISGFANKVIGSLPVVGLIARILSDEGGVGSDIIDFAEFRRRVGKKCSINDSRAFYEFQTRRGRAGDPLYVLLCCWLAAVGAGLLKTEEILEGVARLRISNDIEFEEQNFIALMNEARERRAKLKAAPPAIPMEIRVEKALDATYVCCFGKDPIEEEDETLLITMLSAVFPSVQQQEIQQMVRDKALRVAEGGGDDYVLEAKPLSKEAVELQMKDLQFLRQNSET, encoded by the exons ATGCTTGTTTTTAAGTCCACTTTACCACtctcttcatcatcttcatctcttcacaccaatctcacatttCATCTCTATAACCTCTCTTCTTCTaaactctcttcttcttctctgctttttcttcatcatcatgTTCACTCCACAAGGCAAACCTCCTCAACCTCTAGAGTTAGGAAACTTTCCATTAGAGCTTACATGGAGAACCAGAACTCCATTTCCGGTTTCGCCAACAAGGTCATTGGTTCTTTGCCTGTGGTTGGACTCATAGCTAGGATTCTCAGCGATGAAGGTGGCGTTGGAAGTGACATCATTGATTTTGCTGAGTTCAGAAGAAGGGTTGGCAAGAAGTGCTCCATCAATGATTCCAGAGCTTTCTATGAGTTCCAGACTCGAAGAGGACGG GCAGGGGATCCTCTTTATGTTCTGTTGTGCTGTTGGCTAGCTGCGGTTGGTGCTGGTCTTCTGAAAACTGAGGAGATTTTGGAAGGAGTGGCGAGGCTGCGGATCTCAAATGACATTGAATTTGAGGAGCAGAATTTTATTGCCTTGATGAATGAAGCAAGAGAG AGACGTGCAAAGCTGAAGGCTGCACCTCCAGCTATTCCAATGGAGATTAGAGTTGAGAAGGCACTCGATGCAACCTATGTTTGTTGCTTCGGAAAGGatcctatagaggaggaagacgaGACGTTGCTTATCACAATGCTTAGTGCTGTTTTTCCATCGGTTCAGCAACAAGAGATCCAGCAGATGGTAAGAGACAAGGCATTGAGAGTAGCAGAAGGAGGTGGCGATGATTATGTTCTGGAAGCAAAGCCCTTGTCAAAAGAAGCTGTGGAATTGCAAATGAAGGACCTTCAGTTCCTCAGACAAAATAGTGAGACTTAA